The genomic interval attgttaaacGAAACATCCACCGCCCCAATGGGCACTTTGTTCCCATTTACATAaacatcaaatcaaatttaatcCTTGTAACCTTCAACAGGGTACAAGACCACTATCTTTGTGACTGGTCTCCGATATTCATTATTCTTTGTCTTTACTTTAACGTTTCTTATCTTGTTGTCTGACCCTGGATAGACGTTAACTATCTTACCTAGGGTCCATTTTCCGCGAACGGAATTAGGATCTGACAACAAAACAATATCACCAACGCGAACATTGCGTTTCTCCACATTCCACTTCCTCCGTGGAACAAGTAGAGGAAATACGTCTCGGTTCCAGGCCTTCCAGAAAGAGTTTATGATTCTCTGTACAAATTCAACTCGATGCCTCGGATTAGGCGTTTCCCGGAATGGTCCTTGTGGAACTGATGTAGATGCGCGTCCTAACAACATGTCATTGGGCGAAAGATATGAACCGTCGTCTGGATCATTTGGGCACTCTGCCAATAGGGCGCTGATTCACTAGATTTGTGACTTCAGTCAAACGGGTACTTAGGAGATCAGATCCTTCGTCCCTTTGAGCTACTTAGTAGCTCAAAGGGACGAAGGATCTGATCTCCTATTGCTTTGCGTAGCGCTATCTTGCAACTCTTCACTAGGGATTCGACGCACCCATTCTGATGTGGTGCAGATGGTGTCACAAACTTCCACTGGATTCCTCGTTCGGCATAAAACTCTCTTAGCTGAGATTCACTCCAGCCTTGTACCATAGCTCGAAGCTCCTTCTCAGCTCCCACAAACTGAGTACCATTGTCACTGTAGATGACTGCTGGGTAACCTCTGACTGCTACAAATCTGCGAAATACTTGAAGGAACTCCAATGCTGAGCAGTCGACAGCGACATCTAGATACACTGCCCTCGTATTCAAGCACGTGAAGATCACACTGTAATGctttgttgttttgtttctaCCAAGTCGAACCTGGTAAGGTCCAAAATAGTCGCAAGACGTATAGTAGAACGGCGGTGTGCATGGTGCTAGACGATGACTAGGAAGATCTGCCATAAACTGGGATTCTACTCTATGTTCTGATTTCCTGCACACCACACATTTGTACTTCACAGTCTTGGCGATCCTCTGAACTCCCACAATCCAGTATTTCTGTCTCACTTTTGCGGCCGTGATTGCTACCCCTTCGTGACCTTGCTCGTGAAAGTAGCTAACTATGAGTGTCGAAATGTGATGCTGACGTGGTAGCAGTACTTGGTGCCTTTCACCATATGAAACAACTCTCTCTCCTACCCTGCCGCCGACTCTGATGATTCCCTCCTTGATGTAGGGACTGAGAGTTTTGAACTCTCCTTTCTTGTATCTATCATGTAGTTCTCTCTGTGCTCTCTTTATCCAAAGAGTCTCTGCATTCTCTAGCTCTGATGGTGAGATTTGCTTACTATCAGAGGGCTGAATGTCAGTATCTGGTGCCTTGTTACATCTCGCCTTCAAGTTTCTGACGAATCTCTGAACATAAGCTGTAACTCTAACAAGTTTCCTCCATCTAAAAAACTTCTTGCAGTCGATGGGTTCTGACTGAACCTCTGCTAATGCCACCTGATGAACTTTACGCTTGTCTTTCTCTACCTCTCTGCTATCAGGAGTCTCCTCAGTACTTGGCCATCTATTCTCATGCCAGTAGAGAAATTCTGGTCCATTCTCCGATCTCTCTGTTAGCTTCTCAGGAGGGATGCCTCGGGATATATCATCAGCAGGATTCTGCTCTCCGGGTACATGTCTCCACCAAGAAGGGTTGGAATTTGTCTGAATTTCACCCACTATGGCAGACACGAACGGCTTGTAGGCTCTAGCTTTACTTCGGATCCACCCAAGAACGATCATGCTGTCTGTCATGAATACAGCACTATCAAGCTCAAGAGTAAGTTCTTATTTGATAGCTGTGTACAATCTAGTCGCCATCACTGCTGCTTGTAGTTCTAGACGTGGCAACGTTAGCTTCTTGAGAGGTGCCCCTCTGGATTTGGCAGCAATGAATCTaacatcatattcatcatcagtCAGTTTCCACCCGATGTAGACACATGTTCCGAAGGCTTCTTCTGATGCATCACAGAATACAACTAGCATTGGTACACCTACAGACTGTGATGGTGTTAAACTTATCGGGAACGTCACGTCATTCAGAGCCTTCATCTCATGAAGAGTTTATCCCATTCCGCACTTATCTCCTCTGGTAACTCGTCATCCCATCCGACTCCAATCTCCCACAGCCGTTGCATTCCTATCTTAGCTTTCACTAAGAAAGAAGCAGCAAAACCAATCGGGTCGAATACCTTAGCAATGCGACTCAAGATTCGTCTCTTCGTCCACATCACAGAGTTCTGCTTCTCACTGGGCTGAGTTAAGTTCTCTCCTTTGACTTTATGAGAGAACTCATCTTGTTGCTGGGTCCACACAACTCCAAGCACCTTTTCTTCCGTCAAATTCTCCAGCAAACTTGTCTCTGTCTGGCATTCAGGAACCGTCTCCTCCTTCAGTGGGACATTGGATATCCAGCCCTTGACCTTGAAACCGCCAGTATCCAACACTTCATCCAGGTCGTGTGTGAGATTACGACCTTCTTCAACTGTAGACACTGATGTGCATATATCATCCATGTAAGTGCCCCTTTCTATTACACTTGCAGCTTCCGGATATGCACCTCTTCCTTCCTCTGCAGTGCGTCTGAGAGCTATTTGGGCCATTTCGGGGGCAGGCTTATCCCCGAACGTTACCACTTTCTTCACAAATACATCTGGCTCTTGTTTCACATTCAAGTCTCTCCAGAGATATTTATGCACGTGTTGGTCTGCTTCTGGAATGAGGACACGGTGGTACATCTTGGATATGTCACCTAATATGGCTACAGGTCTCTCTCTGAATCTTAACAGAACTCCAAACAGATCCTTCAGCAAATCCGGTCCCTTTATCCAGTAGTCGTTAAGACAATGACCGTGGAAACTTGAGGAAGAATTGAAAACAATTCGTAAGGGGGTAGACTTCTTCTCTGGCCTGACTACAGCATGATGACTAATGTAGTGCACCGGGCCTTAATAGTTCTTCATCTCTTCTTGAGTCAACTTTCTTGAAAACCCCATATCTGTCATCTCTTTCATTTGCTTGCTGTAGGCCTCTGCATACTCAGGATTTCTGACCAGTTTCTTTTCAGTTCCAGCAAGCATCCTCTCTGCCTGCATCTTATTATCAGGCAGATGACTCGGATCCCTTTTCCAAGGATAAGGGATCATCCACTGACGCCCTACTTTCTGGCAGGAAGCATTGATAACATCGTATTCATCTTTTTCCACTTTACTCAGTTTGGGTGGGTAACACTGGCAGGATGAAGACTCAACACCCATACTCTCTGTACTCCAAAATTCTGTCAGATCAGTCACTTGGGTTACCTGCATATGGAGTACTCTACTTGGTAACTGCTGTCTGGTGCTGAGAGGTCCAAACACCACCCATCCAATTAGCGACTTGCGGGCGATACATTTAACTCCTTGTCTGGTTTGACCTGCATGCATCTGTACATGGTCCAGTCCTATTAG from Lytechinus pictus isolate F3 Inbred chromosome 2, Lp3.0, whole genome shotgun sequence carries:
- the LOC129279464 gene encoding uncharacterized protein LOC129279464; translation: MIVLGWIRSKARAYKPFVSAIVGEIQTNSNPSWWRHVPGEQNPADDISRGIPPEKLTERSENGPEFLYWHENRWPSTEETPDSREVEKDKRKVHQVALAEVQSEPIDCKKFFRWRKLVRVTAYVQRFVRNLKARCNKAPDTDIQPSDSKQISPSELENAETLWIKRAQRELHDRYKKGEFKTLSPYIKEGIIRVGGRVGERVVSYGERHQVLLPRQHHISTLIVSYFHEQGHEGVAITAAKVRQKYWIVGVQRIAKTVKYKCVVCRKSEHRVESQFMADLPSHRLAPCTPPFYYTSCDYFGPYQVRLGRNKTTKHYSVIFTCLNTRAVYLDVAVDCSALEFLQVFRRFVAVRGYPAVIYSDNGTQFVGAEKELRAMVQGWSESQLREFYAERGIQWKFVTPSAPHQNGCVESLVKSCKIALRKAIGDQILRPFELLSSSKGRRI